Part of the Jatrophihabitans sp. genome, GGGCCCGGATGCGCTCGGAGAGCTCCAGGACGTGCTGGGAGCGTTGGGAAGCCTTGTTCTTGATGAAGTGCGCCTCGTCGACGACCATGCCGCGGAAGCCGAAGTCGCCGAACCAGCCCACGTGCCGGTCGAGCACCTCGTAGTTGACGACGACGATGTCGGCGAAGCCGTCGACCGTGTCACCGTTGCCCTGTACCACGGTGGCCGAGCGGTTCGGTATCCACAGACCAGCCTCGCGTACCCAGTTGGTCTTCACGACGCTCGGCACGACGACCAGCAGCGGGTAGGCGTTCGCGGCCTCCGCGGCGAGCAGCGCCTGAGCCGTCTTGCCCAGGCCGGGCTCGTCGGCGAGCAAGAAGGTCCGGTGACCGGCCGCGGCGGCGGCGACCAGCCGCACCTGGTGCGGCATCAGCTCCCGGTTCCCCGGCACGCGCCGAGGGGCCGGCGCCGGCAGGGCCATGCACGCCGGGGCTCCCGGCTCGGCACGTTCGAAGGAGTTGAGGAGCGGGTTGAGCAGCTCCCAACCGGCCAGGCGGCGTGGGCCGACCGTGCTCGGTCGAACCGAGGAGAAGTCCGGGGCCAGGAACGGGCTGGCCAGCTGTCGAGAGACGACCGACCGGGGCACGACCCGACGCTCGGCGCCGGCCGAAGCCGCGGGCTCGGTGGGCGCGGTCTCCTCGGGGGCCGGCTCCATGCCCACCGCCCTGAGCATGTCCCGCTTGAGCGACTTGGCCGCGGCGGGGACAACGGCGTCCTCGGCGAGGAGCGCGAGGAGCGAGGGGTCGCGTACGGCGGTCTTCGCCAGGATCGTCGCGATCCCGTCCAGGCGCTTGAGCTGCTCGGCCCGGTGAGTCTGGCTGCTGGTGAGCTCCCGCCTGACTCGGGCGTTCTCCTCGCGCAGCAGCAGTGCGACGACCTGGAACTTCGTGCGCACCGCGGGCGTCACGCGGCGACGCTCGACCGTTGCCTCCACCTCGCGGACGGCGCGGGCCAGCACCGAGATGACGTCCTCGGGGGCGGGGCCGCGTCGCTGCTTTCGCGAAGCGGTACGGCGACCGTCCGCCTGACGCCGGCCTGGTCGAGCCACAGACTTCTCCTCTTCGAACACCCGGCACGGTGCCCGGGCAAGAATTCCACACCTACCCTCGGTCAGGCGATGACTGTTCCGCCAGGAACCGGGCTGTTCAGTTGGACAGCACTGCCCTGAGCACCGGGCCGAGGATGGCCTCCAGCAGATCTGCGCACCAGGTCAGCAGCGGCTGGTCGCGCAACGGCTCGCCACCGAACTTGACCTCGGCCCAGCTGCCGTCGGGCTTCACTACACCCTTGGGACGGGCGGCCGCCATCGTCGAGACCGCCGGCTTGTAGATCGCCTTGTCGTAGGTGCGCTGCAGCCGGACCTGGGCCGACTCGGGCAGCAGCACCGGCGAGAACCGCACCGACTGGCCCTGCAGCGACACCTCGGTGATGCCGAACTTACGGCACACCACCTTGAACCGGGCCACCGCCAGCAGGTTGTCCACCTCGATCGGCATCGGGCCGAACCGGTCCAGCAGCTCCAGCCGGACCGCGTCGACCGCCTCGTCGGTGGTGGCGTTGGCCAGCGCCCGGTAGGCCTCCAGCCGCAGCCGCTCACCCGGCAGGTAGTCCTGCGGCAGGTTGGCGTTGACCGGCAGGTCGACCTTGACCTCGCTGAACTGCTCCTGCTGCTCGCCGCGGAACTCCGAGACCGCCTCGCCGACCAGCCGGACGTAGAGGTCGAAGCCCACCCCGGCGATGTGGCCGGACTGCTCGCCGCCCAGCAGGTTGCCGGCGCCGCGGATCTCCAGGTCCTTCATCGCCACCTGCATGCCGGCGCCGAGCTCGGTGTGCTGGGCGATGGTGGCAAGGCGGTCGTGCGCCAGCTCGGTGAGCGGCTTCTCCGGCGGGTACAGGAAGTAGGCGTAGCCCCGCTCGCGAGCCCGGCCGACCCGCCCGCGCATCTGGTGCAGCTGGGACAGCCCGAAGGTGTCGGCCCGGTCCACGATGAGGGTGTTGGCGTTGGGGATGTCCAGGCCCGACTCGACGATGGTGGTCGAGACCAGCACGTCGTAGTCGTTCTGCCAGAACCCGACCATGATCTTCTCCAGCGCGTCCTGGCCCATCTGGCCGTGCGCCACCGCGATCCGGGCCTCGGGAACCAGCTCGGCCAGCTTGGCGGCGGTCCGGTTGATCGACTCTACCCGGTTGTGGATGTAGAACACCTGACCGTCACGCAGCAGTTCGCGCCGGATCGCCGCCGAGATCTGGCGCGGGTCATAGGCGCCGACGAAGGTCAGGATCGGGTGCCGCTCCTCGGGCGGGGTGAGGATCGTGGTCATCTCCCGGATGCCGGTCAGCGACATCTCCAGGGTGCGCGGGATCGGGGTGGCCGACATCGTCAGCACGTCGACGGCGGTGCGCATCGACTTCAGGTACTCCTTGTGCTCGACCCCGAAGCGCTGTTCCTCGTCCACCACGACCAGGCCCAGGTCCTTGAACCGGACGGTCTGCTGCAGCAACCGGTGGGTGCCGATCACGATGTCGACGCTGCCGTCGGCGATGCCGGCCAGGATCTGGTCGACGTCGGCGGCGTGGGTGAACCGGGACAGCTCCTTGATGGTCACCGGGAACTGGTTCATCCGTCCGATGAAGGTCTGCAGGTGCTGGTGGGCCAGCAGCGTGGTGGGCACCAGCACCGCCACCTGCTTGCCGTCCTGCACGGCCTTGAACGCCGCCCTGACCGCGACCTCGGTCTTGCCGTAGCCGACGTCGCCGCAGATCACCCGGTCCATCGGCAGCGGCTTCTCCATGTCGGCCTTGACCTCGTCGATGGCCGCCATCTGATCGGGGGTCTCGACGTAGGCGAAGGCGTCCTCGAGCTCGCGCTGCCACGGGGTGTCCGGGCCGAAGGCGTGACCCCGGGTGGCCATCCGCGCCGAGTACAGCCGGATCAACTCGGCCGCGATCTCCTTGACCGCCTTGCGCGCCCGGCCCTTGGTCTTGGCCCAGTCCGCGCCGCCGAGCCGGGACAGCGAGGGCGACTCGCCGCCGACGTACTTGGTGACCTGGTCGAGCGAGTCGGTCGGCACGAACAACCGGTCACCCGGCTGGCCCTTCTTGGCCGCGGCGTACTCGATGATCAGGTACTCGCGCTCGCCGCCGTTGACAGTGCGGCGCACCATCTCGACGTAGCGGCCCACCCCGTGCTGCTCGTGCACCACGAAGTCACCGGACTGCAGCTGGATCGGATCGATCGCGTTGCGCCGCCGGGACGGCATCCGGGACTTGTCCATCGCCGTGATGCCACGCTGGCCGGTGAGGTCGGACTCGGTGAGGATGGCCAGCTTCAGCTCGGCCGAAACCAGCCCGGACTCCAGGTGACCGGTCGTCACGGTGACGACGCCGGCCTCGAGCTTGTCGATGCCGGGCACCATCCGGGCTGAGATGTCGGCGGCGTGCAGGCGTTCCAGTGCCCGCTCGGCGCTGCCGTGGCCCTGGAAGACCAGCGCCAGCCGCCAGCCCTGCCGGGCCCAGCCGCCGATGTCGCCGAGCAGTGACTCGGTGTCGCCGCGGTAGGCCGGGGCCGCCTCGAAGGACGAGTCGACGGCGGCGATCGTCCGCAGGTCGGACCCGGCGCCGGTGACGAGCTCGTTGTCGGTGCTGAACGGTGACAGCGACCACCACGGCATTCCCAGTTCGAGGGCCGCGTCGCGTACGTCGTCCAGCGAGCGCAGCGAGGCCGAGCCGAGGTCGACCGGGGCCTTGCCCCCGCCGGCGGCCGCGGCCCAGGACGCGGCCAGGAACTCCTCCGAGGTCGCCACCAGGTCTGCCGCCCGGGCCCGGACCCGTTCGGGGTCACAGACCAGCACCGAGGTGTCGGGCGGAAACTCCTCCAGCACCAGCCGCAGCTCGTCGACCAGGACCGGGGCCAGCGATTCCATGCCCTCGACCTGGATGCCCTGGCTGATCGGCTCGAGCAACTCGCCGAGTTCGGGGTGCTGGCCCAGCAACGTCGCCGCCCGGGCCCGGACCTTCTCGGTCAGCATCATCTCCCGGCACGGCGGAGCCCACACCCCGCCGGTCGCGATCTCGAGCGAGCGCTGGTCGGCGACCTTGAAGTAACGGATCTCCTCGACCTCGTCACCCCAGAACTCCACCCGCAGCGGGTGCTCCTCCGTCGGCGGGAAGACATCGAGGATGCCGCCCCGAACCGCGAAGTCACCGCGCTTGTCCACCAGCTCGACCCGCGCGTAGCCGGCGGCCACCAGAGCCTCGACGATCTCTTCGAGCTCGCGGCCGGAGTCTCCGATCGAGATGCTGACCGGCTCCAGATCGCCCAGGTCCGGAACCTGCGGCTGCAGGACGGAGCGGACCGGGGCGACCACCACGCTCAGCGGGCCGGTGCTGGGATCGCGCGGGTCGGGGTGCCGCAGCCGGCGCAGCACCGCCAACCGGCGGCCGATGGTGTCGGCGCGGGGCGAGAGCCGCTCGTGCGGCAGCGTCTCCCAGCCCGGGTACAGGGCCACCGCGTCCGGCGGCAGCAGGCACTGCAGGCTGGCCAGCAGGTCCTCGGCCTCGCGGCCGGTGCTGGTGACTGCCAGGACAGTGCGACCGGTCCGTCCGGTCAGGGTGGCTATCGCCAGCGGCCCGAGCGCGGCCGGGCCCGACAGGGTGAGCGGCCGGGCGCCGGTTCGACCGGCTGCCCCGACCACGGTGGCAAGCGCTGGGTCTTCGAGGGCGGCGTCGACAAGTCCCGCCAAGCTCATGGGACGAGCTTACGTCCCAGCTCCGACAGCTCTCCACCACCGGCGGCGGTCGCGGCAAAAGCGCAATGTCAAACGCTTGTAAATTGATGCTCCTGACCGCTACATTACGGTCGCGGATTCGGGGGAATCAGATGCGCGGTCCATCGGGCGTAAAAAGCACGCCCAGACTAGTTCTTCAGTACGGGACCGGCGACGGCTCCCGACTTCGCGCATTCTCCAGGCCGGTGACCGGCAGCCTGGTGCTGCTGGCCGGCTGGTGGCTCACCGCCGGCAGCGCGCTCGCGGCAAGCTATCCACCCGCGATGGGCTGCGCGGTCTCAGGCAACGCGCCGGCCGGCGCCGGAGTGCTCGAGGTGCGTGGGATGGGCTTTCGGGCCGGCTCCGCGGTGCTGGTCAGCGTGGCCGGATCGCGGGCCGGCCGGGCCGTGGCCGACCGCGCCGGCTCGTTCGAGGCGGGGTGGCTGATAGCTAACCTGACATCCGGCGCCACGGTGACCGCCACCGACGCCTCGTGCACCGTGACCAGCGTGCTGTCGATCGAGAATCACCAGTCCGAGCAAGGTAACACCGCGCTGCCACCAGCCACGCCCGGCGGCGGCTCGGCACCCGGACCGGCCACCCCGACGACGCCGGCCAAGCCGGCCAAGCCAGCCAAGACGGCCAAGCCCCGTCCGGCGCCGGTCCTGCCCGGCCCGGGCGCCCGCCCTGAGCCGACGCCACCGGCGCGCCAGAGCGACCCGGTCGCCGCCGCGATCCCTTCGATCCCGCTCACCGGGCTGCCTCCGCAACTGTTCCTGGGACTGACCGGCGCACTGCTGCTGGCCGGCGTGGGGCTGACCGGCCTGACCGGGCGGCTGGGCCATCGCGGCGAGCGCCGGCCCGCCCCGACAAGCTCGGTGTCGAGCACGCTGCCGGCGACCCCGGGCAATGCGTGACAGAGAAAGTGACCTGCAGTGATCGATATGGCCCATAAACACTGACCGAACGTAATTAACTTTAAAATCACAGGGTAAATTCGCGGCTGACTCATGCACCTCGCCAGCCATCTGAAGGGGTGAGCATGACGGCCGTCGCACCGGCGTCCGCTCCCGAGCGCCGGAATCCGGCCCGGCGGCGAGCGCTCACCGCGCTGCGCTATCCGGCGCTGGTGGCCGGCGTGGTGCTGCTGGCCGGCGCACTCTGGCTCGCGGTGACCGCCGAGCTGGCCCGGCGCGAGGCGCAGGCGGCCCAGCAGTCGGTGAGCCGGCTGCGCACCGCGCTGGCCCAGGCCGACCTGCCGGCCGCCCGGAGCGCCGCCGACTCGGTGACCGCACACGCCCGCTCGGCCCACCGGTTGACCACCGGGCCGGCGTGGTGGACCGCCGCGCGGGTTCCCTGGCTCGGCAGCCCGGCCCGCTCGA contains:
- a CDS encoding SNF2-related protein, whose product is MARPGRRQADGRRTASRKQRRGPAPEDVISVLARAVREVEATVERRRVTPAVRTKFQVVALLLREENARVRRELTSSQTHRAEQLKRLDGIATILAKTAVRDPSLLALLAEDAVVPAAAKSLKRDMLRAVGMEPAPEETAPTEPAASAGAERRVVPRSVVSRQLASPFLAPDFSSVRPSTVGPRRLAGWELLNPLLNSFERAEPGAPACMALPAPAPRRVPGNRELMPHQVRLVAAAAAGHRTFLLADEPGLGKTAQALLAAEAANAYPLLVVVPSVVKTNWVREAGLWIPNRSATVVQGNGDTVDGFADIVVVNYEVLDRHVGWFGDFGFRGMVVDEAHFIKNKASQRSQHVLELSERIRARTPRPLLMALTGTPLINDIEDFRAIWQFLGWIDATEPLGELMNALEKTGLTPADPGFHSAARKCVIDLGIVRRRKVDVAADLPARRTADLPVELDEKVGRSIRAAERDLANRLVSRYLTALANRRSGADGVDGGIDHDLVRKVATWEQKDASTTKTGENVFSMMRRIGQAKAGLAADYAAQLARSAGKVVFFAKHVDVMDVAEEAFARQGIRYSSIRGGQTPGSRQKNIDAFVNDPEVAIAVCSLTAAGVGINLQVASNIVLAELSWTDAEQTQAIDRSHRIGQTEPVTAWRIIAARTIDSRIAELIDSKAGLAARALDGSDEQMWSSADVQHEALVALLTDALSELSQERAASQDGP
- the mfd gene encoding transcription-repair coupling factor — translated: MSLAGLVDAALEDPALATVVGAAGRTGARPLTLSGPAALGPLAIATLTGRTGRTVLAVTSTGREAEDLLASLQCLLPPDAVALYPGWETLPHERLSPRADTIGRRLAVLRRLRHPDPRDPSTGPLSVVVAPVRSVLQPQVPDLGDLEPVSISIGDSGRELEEIVEALVAAGYARVELVDKRGDFAVRGGILDVFPPTEEHPLRVEFWGDEVEEIRYFKVADQRSLEIATGGVWAPPCREMMLTEKVRARAATLLGQHPELGELLEPISQGIQVEGMESLAPVLVDELRLVLEEFPPDTSVLVCDPERVRARAADLVATSEEFLAASWAAAAGGGKAPVDLGSASLRSLDDVRDAALELGMPWWSLSPFSTDNELVTGAGSDLRTIAAVDSSFEAAPAYRGDTESLLGDIGGWARQGWRLALVFQGHGSAERALERLHAADISARMVPGIDKLEAGVVTVTTGHLESGLVSAELKLAILTESDLTGQRGITAMDKSRMPSRRRNAIDPIQLQSGDFVVHEQHGVGRYVEMVRRTVNGGEREYLIIEYAAAKKGQPGDRLFVPTDSLDQVTKYVGGESPSLSRLGGADWAKTKGRARKAVKEIAAELIRLYSARMATRGHAFGPDTPWQRELEDAFAYVETPDQMAAIDEVKADMEKPLPMDRVICGDVGYGKTEVAVRAAFKAVQDGKQVAVLVPTTLLAHQHLQTFIGRMNQFPVTIKELSRFTHAADVDQILAGIADGSVDIVIGTHRLLQQTVRFKDLGLVVVDEEQRFGVEHKEYLKSMRTAVDVLTMSATPIPRTLEMSLTGIREMTTILTPPEERHPILTFVGAYDPRQISAAIRRELLRDGQVFYIHNRVESINRTAAKLAELVPEARIAVAHGQMGQDALEKIMVGFWQNDYDVLVSTTIVESGLDIPNANTLIVDRADTFGLSQLHQMRGRVGRARERGYAYFLYPPEKPLTELAHDRLATIAQHTELGAGMQVAMKDLEIRGAGNLLGGEQSGHIAGVGFDLYVRLVGEAVSEFRGEQQEQFSEVKVDLPVNANLPQDYLPGERLRLEAYRALANATTDEAVDAVRLELLDRFGPMPIEVDNLLAVARFKVVCRKFGITEVSLQGQSVRFSPVLLPESAQVRLQRTYDKAIYKPAVSTMAAARPKGVVKPDGSWAEVKFGGEPLRDQPLLTWCADLLEAILGPVLRAVLSN